From the Corticium candelabrum chromosome 2, ooCorCand1.1, whole genome shotgun sequence genome, one window contains:
- the LOC134176359 gene encoding uncharacterized protein LOC134176359 encodes MKASICQQKHLAQKSHSEITVNDLSVELKRSVELACEKGASCWLTAIPLEQHGFTLHKSAFRDALCLRYGWHPSNLPDICPCGSKFSVDHSLSCPTGGYPSIRHNEVRDLFTNLLTEVCHDVHKEPVLQPLNGEVFQKRCTTSDENARLDIAVSGFWGGHFQRTFFDVRVFNPNASSYKSVQIPSLYKRQEQEKKRRYEERINNVELSSFTPIILACTGGCSKLTSIFLKRLASLLSEKHHTEYSTTINWLRCRLSFALLRACVMCLRGCRSKLHRTSRDFNILLEAAESRL; translated from the coding sequence ATGAAAGCTAGCATTTGCCAGCAAAAacatctagcacaaaagtCTCATTCTGAAATCACTGTCAATGATCTATCTGTGGAATTGAAACGTTCAGTTGAATTGGCCTGTGAGAAGGGTGCCTCCTGCTGGCTGACCGCAATCCCACTAGAGCAACACGGattcactttgcacaaatctgCGTTTCGAGATGCCCTGTGCCTCAGATACGGTTGGCACCCGTCCAACCTCCCAGACATATGTCCATGTGGATCTAAATTCTCAGTAGAtcactctctgtcatgtccaacaggaggataccccagcatccgccataacgaggtccgcgatttatttaccaacttgttgacagaggtttgccacgatgtacacaaagagcccgttctgcaacctctcaacggcgaggtgtttcaaaaacgctgtactacctctgacgaaaatgccagacttgatattgctgtcagtggattttggggtgggcacttccaacgaactttctttgacgtcagggtcttcaaccctaatgcctcatcctacaaatcagtgcagatcccgtcattatataaacggcaggaacaagagaagaaaaggcgatacgaggaacgaattaataacgtggagctttcatcgttcacgccaatcattttagcatgcactggaggatgcagtaaactgacgtctatttttttgaaaagactagcctcacttttatcggaaaagcaccacaccgagtacagcacaactatcaactggctgagatgtcgactgtcatttgcactccttcgggcctgcgtgatgtgtttgcgaggatgcaggtccaagcttcacagaacctcaagggacttcaacattctgctggaagcagcagaaagtagattatag
- the LOC134176360 gene encoding uncharacterized protein LOC134176360, with the protein MRCSGAAGPSGLDSTQWKRLCTGFHTSSKDLCNALAAVARRISTEIVDPDGISALVACRLVPLNKNPGVRPIGVCETVRRIIGKAVLSVVKSDVLSATGTLQLCAGQIAGCEAAIHAMQSLFEDDNTEAILLVDATNAFNSLNRQLALKNISSTCPAIHTVLLNTYQQPSPLFVGGEVLLSREGTTQGDPLAMAMYALATVPLLKKVQTEGSTQVWYADDAAAGGKIQAVKQWWEKLSIHGEKFGYFPNAKKSWLIVKPNCLEEAKRVFSKTAVNITSEGRKYLGAALGTENFCNGYLSDAILDWTRQIDKLASIAQSQPQAAHSALSHGLLGRWIFTARTNQNFKTFAGLLESSIQSQLIPAITGRSAPGELERKLFSLPARLGGLGITDPTSLSSEYLNSRKMTAPLVDFILNQEITLGDAPDQQDSLKKQIRKHKGLEIKTLADNVRDNLSHQHKRMFELANEKGASNWLTVLPLEDHGFSLHKSAFRDALCLRYGWVPPHMSESCPCGGKMSVEHAMSCPTGGFPTIRHNEIRDMFSHLLSDVCHDVETEPTLQSLSGETFSLRSSSRDDDARLDISARGFWGGRFEKTYFDVRVFNPNATSYTCFEIEFCPTSLEYTVYPWNKILYV; encoded by the exons ATGCGATGTTCTGGTGCAGCTGGTCCTTCTGGCCTTGACTCGACTCAATGGAAACGCCTGTGTACGGGATTTCACACTTCCTCCAaagatctctgtaatgctCTAGCTGCTGTTGCTCGTCGAATTTCAACAGAGATAGTAGATCCTGACGGTATCTCAGCTCTAGTGGCTTGTCGTCTTGTACCTCTAaacaaaaatcctggggtgagaccaattggtgtgtgtgagaCAGTTAGAAGAATTATTGGAAAGGCGGTTCTTTCTGTGGTCAAGTCTGACGTGCTCTCGGCAACCGGAACCTTGCAGCTTTGTGCAGGACAGATTGCTGGGTGTGAGGCTGCAATACATGCCATGCAGTCATTGTTTGAAGATGACAATACGGAAGCCATACTACTTGTAGATGCAACAAATGCCTTTAATAGCTTGAACCGTCAATTGGCTCTAAAGAACATCTCAAGCACTTGTCCAGCAATTCATACCGTATTGCTCAACACATATCAACAGCCTTCACCCCTATTCGTTGGTGGGGAAGTCTTGTTGTCGCGTGAGGGAACCACACAGGGAGATCCTCTCGCGATGGCAATGTACGCCTTGGCCACAGTACCTCTGCTGAAAAAAGTACAAACAGAAGGCAGCACCCAAGTCTGGTATGCCGATGATGCTGCAGCCGGAGGAAAGATACAAGCAGTCAAACAATGGTGGGAGAAACTCTCCATACATGGAGAAAAATTTGGATACTTTCCAAATGCCAAGAAATCCTGGTTGATCGTCAAACCGAATTGCCTTGAAGAAGCCAAACGTGTGTTCTCAAAAACGGCTGTGAACATCACCTCTGAAGGTCGAAAGTATTTAGGAGCTGCACTGGGAACTGAAAACTTCTGTAACGGCTATCTCAGTGATGCAATCTTAGACTGGACACGTCAGATTGACAAATTGGCTTCCATTGCCCAAAGTCAGCCACAAGCAGCTCATTCCGCATTAAGTCACGGTCTTCTGGGCAGGTGGATTTTTACTGCGAGAACAAATCAGAATTTCAAAACTTTTGCTGGGCTTTTAGAATCATCAATACAATCTCAACTGATTCCTGCTATAACTGGTCGTTCGGCCCCTGGAGAACTGGAAAGAAAACTCTTCTCCTTACCAGCCAGACTTGGTGGTCTGGGAATCACAGATCCAACTTCATTGTCTTCTGAATACTTAAACTCTCGAAAGATGACTGCACCGCTTGTTGACTTCATTTTGAATCAGGAGATCACTCTAGGAGATGCCCCAGATCAACAAGATTCTCTCAAAAAGCAAATTCGCAAGCACAAAGGGCTAGAAATCAAAACTCTTGCTGATAATGTTCGAGATAACCTCTCacaccaacataaaagaatgttCGAGTTAGCAAATGAAAAGGGGGCATCAAACTGGCTCACAGTGCTGCCATTGGAGGATCACGGCTTCTCATTACATAAGTCTGCATTCAGAGATGCTCTATGCCTCAGATATGGATGGGTCCCCCCTCATATGAGTGAATCTTGCCCTTGCGGTGGAAAAATGTCAGTGGAGCATGCTATGTCCTGCCCCACGGGAGGCTTTCCAACTATACGCCATAATGAAATCCGAGATATgttttctcatctgttgtctgatgtctgtcatgatgtggAAACGGAGCCCACGTTGCAATCACTAAGTGGAGAGACGTTCTCTTTACGTTCAAGCAGTcgagatgatgatgcaagaTTAGACATTTCGGCAAGAGGTTTTTGGGGAGGAAGATTTGAGAAGACATATTTTGATGTCCGGGTGTTTAACCCCAATGCCACCTCATACACATGTtttgaa ATTGAGTTTTGCCCTACTTCGCTCGAGTATACTGTGTATCCGTGGAACAAGATCCTCTACGTATAG
- the LOC134198362 gene encoding uncharacterized protein LOC134198362 — MAMYALATVPLLKKVQTEGSTQVWYADDAAAGGKIQAVKQWWEKLSIHGEKFGYFPNAKKSWLIVKPNCLEEAKRVFSKTAVNITSEGRKYLGAALGTENFCNGYLSDAILDWTRQIDKLASIAQSQPQAAHSALSHGLLGRWIFTARTNQNFKTFAGLLESSIQSQLIPAITGRSAPGELERKLFSLPARLGGLGITDPTSLSSEYLNSRKMTAPLVDFILNQEITLGDAPDQQDSLKKQIRKHKGLEIKTLADNVRDNLSHQHKRMFELANEKGASNWLTVLPLEDHGFSLHKSAFRDALCLRYGWVPPHMSESCPCGGKMSVEHAMSCPTGGFPTIRHNEIRDMFSHLLSDVCHDVETEPTLQSLSGETFSLRSSSRDDDARLDISARGFWGGRFEKTYFDVRVFNPNATLYTCFEVASCYRRQEQEKKRKYEERLRKVENASFTPIILSCTGGMSKLTTSFTKKLASMISEKKDTPYGSVINWLRCRLGFALLRASIMCIRGSRCKRYVRPENNILLATSEGHLASSA, encoded by the coding sequence ATGGCAATGTACGCCTTGGCCACAGTACCTCTGCTGAAAAAAGTACAAACAGAAGGCAGCACCCAAGTCTGGTATGCCGATGATGCTGCAGCCGGAGGAAAGATACAAGCAGTCAAACAATGGTGGGAGAAACTCTCCATACATGGAGAAAAATTTGGATACTTTCCAAATGCCAAGAAATCCTGGTTGATCGTCAAACCGAATTGCCTTGAAGAAGCCAAACGTGTGTTCTCAAAAACGGCTGTGAACATCACCTCTGAAGGTCGAAAGTATTTAGGAGCTGCACTGGGAACTGAAAATTTCTGTAACGGCTATCTCAGTGATGCAATCTTAGACTGGACACGTCAGATTGACAAATTGGCTTCCATTGCCCAAAGTCAGCCACAAGCAGCTCATTCCGCATTAAGTCACGGTCTTCTGGGCAGGTGGATTTTTACTGCGAGAACAAATCAGAATTTCAAAACTTTTGCTGGGCTTTTAGAATCATCAATACAATCTCAACTGATTCCTGCTATAACTGGTCGTTCGGCCCCTGGAGAACTGGAAAGAAAACTCTTCTCCTTACCAGCCAGACTTGGTGGTCTGGGAATCACAGATCCAACTTCATTGTCTTCTGAATACTTAAACTCTCGAAAGATGACTGCACCGCTTGTTGACTTCATTTTGAATCAGGAGATCACTCTAGGAGATGCCCCAGATCAACAGGATTCTCTCAAAAAGCAAATTCGCAAGCACAAAGGGCTAGAAATCAAAACTCTTGCTGATAATGTTCGAGATAACCTCTCacaccaacataaaagaatgttCGAGTTAGCAAATGAAAAGGGGGCATCAAACTGGCTCACAGTGCTGCCATTGGAGGATCACGGCTTCTCATTACATAAGTCTGCATTCAGAGATGCTCTATGCCTCAGATATGGATGGGTCCCCCCTCATATGAGTGAATCTTGCCCTTGCGGTGGAAAAATGTCAGTGGAGCATGCTATGTCCTGCCCCACGGGAGGCTTTCCAACTATACGCCATAATGAAATCCGAGATATgttttctcatctgttgtctgatgtctgtcatgatgtggAAACGGAGCCCACGTTGCAATCACTAAGTGGAGAGACGTTCTCTTTACGTTCAAGCAGTcgagatgatgatgcaagaTTAGACATTTCGGCAAGAGGTTTTTGGGGAGGAAGATTTGAGAAGACATATTTTGATGTCCGGGTGTTTAACCCCAATGCCACCTTGTACACATGTtttgaagttgcatcatgctatagaagacaggaacaagagaagaaaaggaaatatgaagaaagactgagaaaagtagaaaatgcttcctttacacctattatcctttcttgcactggtggcatgagcaagcttacaacgtcatttaccaaaaagctggcctcaatgatatctgagaaaaaggacactccatacggtagcgtgatcaactggctaagatgtcgactcgggttcgcactcctaagagcttccataatgtgcatcaggggcagcaggtgcaaacgctacgtcaggccggaaaacaatattctcctggctacgtctgaggggcacctggcctcctcagcttag
- the LOC134176361 gene encoding uncharacterized protein LOC134176361, with product MSSDDHQAPTIMDSPVNQHSGHDKPLSYASVVARSSSPGGKALSSSSLESSVLTAATRMLYSDAVQLHPPCSSLSQRQLPCSKLSQKQTLEQSRVHPKLQQQTSSPVAHIVDMISNTQEDEDIHDLNQTASPSLELHERLPYRVMASPNFSWGSLNGVEVMSQIEQAYQEVVHWRRNLFQVPYGSTGKMFASELARLFHAYASASALECVSLTAAMVMPHLLLQKPHKRSRGPDHVSCLTRRLEAWKAGDIKALLYEAKTIQQHLTYSRSSNKATKIDDLPHVFAGHLKKGNVNAAMRLLSDEGANGLLHLDDYLTNSSQKTVRDVLKEKHPNASSLDPDYVVNSKENASPVHPVLFDSLDGQLIRNTAMRCSGAAGPSGLDSTQWKRLCKGFHTSSKDLCNALAAVARRISTEIVDPDGISALVACRLVPLNKNPGVRPIGVCETVRRIIGKAVLSVVKSDVLSATGTLQLCAGQIAECEAAIHAMQSLFEDDNTEAILLVDATNAFNSLNPFTPIRWWGSLVVA from the exons ATGTCAAGTGATGATCATCAGGCGCCTACAATCATGGACTCGCCAGTGAATCAGCATTCAGGTCATGATAAGCCACTGTCTTACGCTTCGGTTGTTGCTCGGTCTAGTTCTCCAGGAGGTAAAGCACTCTCTTCATCCAGTCTAGAATCTAGTGTCCTTACTGCTGCAACAAGAATGCTTTATTCCGATGCCGTCCAGCTGCACCCACCTTGTTCTTCGTTGTCGCAAAGGCAACTGCCTTGTTCTAAGTTATCGCAAAAGCAGACACTTGAACAGTCCAGGGTCCATCCTAAATTGCAACAGCAGACAAGTTCACCAGTCGCTCACATTGTCGATATGATATCTAACACCCAGGAAGATGAAGACATTCATGACTTAAATCAAACAGCTTCTCCTTCCCTAGAGTTACATGAACGCCTTCCTTACAGAGTGATGGCATCACCAAATTTCAGTTGGGGTTCACTGAATGGTGTTGAAGTGATGAGTCAAATAGAACAGGCTTACCAAGAAGTTGTTCATTGGAGAAGGAATTTATTTCAAGTACCATACGGTTCTACTGGTAAAATGTTCGCCTCCGAACTTGCCAGATTGTTTCATGCGTATGCAAGTGCATCTGCTCTTGAGTGTGTCTCATTGACTGCTGCTATGGTGATGCCCCATCTTCTGCTACAGAAGCCACACAAGCGGTCCAGAGGTCCTGATCATGTCTCTTGTCTGACCCGTCGCTTAGAAGCCTGGAAGGCGGGTGATATCAAGGCTCTGTTGTATGAAGCCAAGACGATCCAACAACATCTAACTTATAGTAGGTCTTCTAACAAGGCAACCAAAATCGACGATCTTCCTCACGTTTTCGCTGGTCATTTGAAGAAAGGAAATGTGAATGCTGCTATGCGTTTACTGTCTGATGAAGGTGCTAATGGTCTTTTACACCTGGATGACTACCTGACAAATTCAAGTCAAAAAACCGTGAGAGATGTACtcaaagaaaaacatccaaaTGCTTCTTCCCTCGATCCTGACTATGTTGTGAATTCTAAAGAGAACGCTTCTCCAGTCCATCctgtcttgtttgattctCTTGATGGACAACTGATCAGGAATACAGCAATGCGATGTTCTGGTGCAGCTGGTCCTTCTGGCCTTGACTCGACTCAATGGAAACGCCTGTGTAAGGGATTTCACACTTCCTCCAaagatctctgtaatgctCTAGCTGCTGTTGCTCGTCGAATTTCAACAGAGATAGTAGATCCTGACGGTATCTCAGCTCTAGTGGCTTGTCGTCTTGTACCTCTgaacaaaaatcctggggtgagaccaattggtgtgtgtgagaCAGTTAGAAGAATTATTGGAAAGGCGGTTCTTTCTGTGGTCAAGTCTGACGTGCTCTCGGCAACCGGAACCTTGCAGCTTTGTGCAGGACAGATTGCTGAGTGTGAGGCTGCAATACATGCCATGCAGTCATTGTTTGAAGATGACAATACGGAAGCCATACTACTTGTAGATGCAACAAATGCCTTTAATAGCTTGAACC CCTTCACCCCTATTCGTTGGTGGGGAAGTCTTGTTGTCGCGTGA